A stretch of DNA from Thiothrix subterranea:
CATTTCCAGCGATGGCAGAGCGAAATACGCCAGTTCCACCTGCCATCCGCCCGCTTTCATGCGCTGAATCAGTTTCAGATAGGTACGGCCTGCCAGTGTGGTTTCAAAGGCGAAATCTTCGCGGCGCTGAATTGCCTCCCCGATTTCCCGCAGGAAAATCCGGCTGGCGGCTACCAGTTCACGTTCGGGGGCTAATGGCGACAAACCGGCTGCAATCAGGTCGGCGTTGATGAAGCGGGAACAGTTCGCCACGTTGGGCAGGTAATCCAGCGCGAAAGTGGTTTTTCCTGCGCCATTTGGGCCTGCGATGATGGTGCAAATAGGTTTATTTGTCATGCACTTACCTCCAGCAAGTCGCGTGATATTCAAGTTAACAAATATAAAGAATTACCGTTCAAAAAC
This window harbors:
- a CDS encoding zeta toxin family protein, with amino-acid sequence MTNKPICTIIAGPNGAGKTTFALDYLPNVANCSRFINADLIAAGLSPLAPERELVAASRIFLREIGEAIQRREDFAFETTLAGRTYLKLIQRMKAGGWQVELAYFALPSLEMSKQRVAERVAHGGHNIPLQDIERRFARSLRNLLEEFSHIVDNCQCFMNIASQPELIFEQHGDERNIIESAYYQLLLKEAGL